TGGGAGGTATCAGGGGTCATAGCAGAAGTGACCAGGGCCGTGTCTAGTAACTGTCCCATACCCTCCTCTTCAACACCCCTCTCCTCTAGCTGGGGACAGTGAATCACAGCCCAGAGTCAGGCAGGAGCATTTATTTGATGCAGAGCTGGGGGCAGGGCAGGCAGTGGTAGGCAGCGGCCTTCCTGGGCAGGTCTCCCATAGCTGCAGCAGCTGTCCTATTGCACCAACTTGAAGGACTCTCCGGTCATCATGGCCACAAACTCTGGGGACAGAGGGGCAGGTCAGCAGTCTGTACTGGCCCAGCTGTTCAGGGCCCAACGCCCATCCCCCACTCACCCTGATAGTCAATGGTTCTGTCCCCATCCTTGTCAGCCTCATTCATCATCTGCTTGGCCTCCACTTTGTTGAGAGCCAGCTCCTCATAGCACTCAGTTCACCCTGACCACCCACACATGCCACCCCATTGCTCAGGCCCCAGGCCCTACTTGGTGTGTTCCAGTCAGTTTAGCCCTTGCTTTCCTTGTCCAACACCCAGAAGTCTGCTTTCAGCTCACTCTCCTGGTTCTGGGCCTTCTTGTGGTAAATACCCATCAACACCAGGAAACCatcacagttgaagaaccatttGTCTGCAAGTTTTGCCAGCCCCCAGGGCTCAAGTGAAGGCTGGCTGGGCCCTACTTCCCATGGgttccttctcttcccctccacaCGCAGGTGGCCCCAATCCAAGCCTGCATTGACCACCACCTGCCCCAGCTCACTGTCTTTGTCCACACCTTTGGCCATGGATGCCAGCTCACTCTTGTGAAGCCAATGCCCAGCaggctcatgaatctctccagtttgcccatcttcacctccccatTTCCCTCCCTGCCCAACATATCAGAGACCCCTGTAGTCTTTAATCCGCTCAGCTGATAGATGCTCTGTCTGCAGGAGACACCCACACCCAACTTCACTGGGAGCCTCCCTTGCCTCTCTGTCTAGAGGAGGGTGGGAGGTGACCCCTGCCTGTCAACCTGTCTACATGGCCATTCTTCAGGGTGTGTAGTTTAAAAAGGCGGTGAAGAGCAGGCTTCTAGGACAAGGTGACACATGATGGGGATTCAGGATGATCCAAGCTCTGAAAGGGGCAAAAACAAGGCAGGGTCTCAGCATGGGGAAAATCAGGTGAGGGGATCAGGAGCTACATGGAGCCAGGGCACGGGAATCATGTGGGGAAGCATCAGGGATGCAGGGGCAGGTGGGCCAGGCCCTGAGGCTAAGGCAGTGGACAGCAGGTGAGACAGGTGAAGGACACACGGGACCAAAATCAGGAGGAACCAGACCCGGCTAGGGGTAAGGCTCCCAGGGAAAAGCTTCCAGGCCAGCACATAGCCAGGGCTGGGGAGCAGTTGTGGAAACAGTCCAACACCCAGACACCTCTCCTGCCCTCACAACGACAGGTCCCTGAGCGCCTTCAAGGAGGGATGTATCACCAAACCCTGGAATGGGGACAGTGTTGATGGCAGAAGGACTTAGCCTCGGCCCCTATTTGACCCCTTCCTTGGCTGCCTCCCACTCTCAAGTTCCTCCTCAGGCTTTCCAAGAGGCCCTTACACCTCCAAGCACTGTCTCTGGTCATTTTCTTGGCCTGGGGGGCCCTGACCCAGCTTCTCTCCCACTGGGTGCTTCTCCCAAAGCTCTGACTTGACCCACCCAGCCAGCCCACCAGAGGCTCCTCTGGGTGCTGGAGCCGTCTCACCATGTCTGTGACTGGTCAAAATGGCAATGCAAGGCAGTGGCACTGTGGGCAGAGCACACAGGGCAGTGGTGACAGCCAAGTTTATAGCTGGGCCCAGCTGCTCAGGGTCCCTGAGGTCCGGATTCCAAAAACCTTTTTTGGGAGTGGGAAATCCTTCCACCTGTATTTTAGGACAGACTCAGCCCTTCCCTACAGGACACCTTCCTGGCCCTCCTTAGCCTGGGCATCCCCTCACCCGAAGATGGGTGCCAAGGGCCAGGAGCAGAAGGCAGGATAGAAGATGGACGTGATGGACCCTCACACATGCTGCTCCCTCTTCATGGCACAACCTCCAGTCTTTCTCCCCAGAGGCACTGGCCCTCCCACTGTTCTGCCTCAGGACATTCACATAGACCAAGATCACTTATTTGTGAGACTTCTCGTGAAAGCCCCATCCCAGTGCCCCAGTGGTGCTAGTCTGCTTGTCCCCCCTGCCCCATGGGCCCAGCACCCTTCCCAGTGCCAACAATGGGTGAACACTCTCTAAAGACAGGTTGAATGAACAAGTCCATCAGGGACTGTAGCTGGGGGTCCACAGTTCAGGGAGGAGACAGCTGGACATGGGCTAGTGGAGCCAGGCCAGGCGGACCTGGAGCCAGACTGTCATGGGAAGGCCAGGCTTCCTCCAGGCAGTCAGGGACTATTCTGGGGTTTCTTGGGAAACCTGACCTCCCTTCCACACAGAACAGCAAAGCCAGCTCCCTCGGGAGCCACATGCCCAGGCTGATCAGTAGCAAGGTGCCATAGCAGCGTGTCGACCCTCTGCACCCACCTGCACACATGGGCTCTcttcttaaatcttttttatttccttagatCTCTCTGGGTCTAACTAACCAGCAAGCAGCAGCACTAACCCTCAAAACCATGGCCAGGGTCCTTCCTACTCCCATCTAGGCAGTGGGTGTGGGACCCACTGACCTAGCCATGGCACTCAGAAGCTAGAATTGTTGATCTCAGCCCCTGTGGGCTGAGGGGCTCCTCTCATCCTTCCCTCCAGTTCGCTGCCAGGGATATTCATACTCAGGCCCCACTCAGCTCCCCTCGCTCCTATGCATGGtcctcagggtctcacacatgtaCACCCGCCCTCCCTCCACCCCATAGCTGCCTGATGGGTCTGAGCAGGTGGGGTGTTCTCTGACAGCCCAGCCTATTGCCTACCAGAGCTGCGGGATGCTCCCTGTTCAGGCCCAGGCCAGCTGCTGAAGCTGAAATATTTGTGCTGAGGGAGGGTGGGGCAGCCTCAGTGAGCAGCAAATCCATCTCCCCACTGATGTTAGGGCAGGGGGAACCCATCACTGAATTCAGTGATCCTGTACCTTCATCCTGGCTGCTGTCTGGTCTCACTTTCCACCAGTGGGGATGGGAAACTATCTGCACTGAACACCTTATCCCAAAGTAATAGAACCCAGACCTCAGCCTACCCTAGATTCTGGGCCCAGAGTCCAGAGTGGAGGCACCAGGATACAGAAACATATTCTTGTGGCCCTGGACAGCCACACCCAATATGGCTCCCAGTCATGGACAATAGGCTCAGCTTCCTGAATCCCCAGATCTCTATCTTGTGACATTCCTGCGCTGCAGCACCAAAGGTTCCAGATATCCTGGTGGCCTCACAAGTTACACTCAAAGTTTTGATTCCTGGAGCCCAAATCTGAGCTGAGCAGCACCCCCACCCCTCCACTGAGCAACCCTCCAAAGCCAGGAGGGGCAGCACCTGATCCCCACCACTCTCCTCTCTGTGTCCACTTTACCCATGCCTGAGCCTCAGTAAGGGCAGAGGCCCCACAGCCTCACCTTCTGCCCCTCCTCTCCTTCATCTAACCAACTTTGGTGTGGCCTGCAGGCACGCTCTGTACGCCCAGGGCCTGTAAATAATAACATCTCTATTATTAGTGCTCTCtgatcactgaagaaaaaaaagaaaagaaaaattagaacatcatctttttttttcggGGGGGAAGGTGggtactagaggttgaactcagagacttgaccctgctaggcaggtgttttaccacttgaaccactctaccagcccttttttgtgttgagtatctTTGAAATAGGGCATctaaaactatttccccaggctggcttcaaaacccTCAATCCCTCGTGCTTtctcctgaatagccaggattacaggcatgagccacgggagCCATTCATTGAAGGCCTTGAGAGAAAAGACTTGAGGTCCTCCAAGGAAGAGGGAATTCTGCCTCCAGACGGCCTTCCAACCAGAGCTAGAGCATCAGCTCTTCCCTGGGTCCCCAGCCTGCCAAACTCGTCCCACAATCACAGGAGCTGTTTCCTTGAACTGTCTCTGTCCTTACTCCgcctctgtgcatgtgtgtgagggagacacatatgtgcatatacatccCCCTGATTCTCTGCCCCCGCGGGGCAGGACCAGGCTCCCCAAGAGCCAGGAAGCCTCAGGGACAGTGTGCTCCATGTGCCTGGGCAGCCCACCCTGCTTCAGGGATTCCAGCATGTGCTCTGGATAGATTTGTACAAGTTCATGGGTGTACAAGCAGAGAGGCTGAACCTGCAGTCAGAAAGCACTAGCCAGGACAGGTGAAAGGCTGTGTGTGCAGCAAGAAGAGCCCAGCCCTCCCTGGCCCTCAGAAGCCTGACCCAGTGACCCCTTTTTGAAGAAGGAGACCACAGGCATTGCCTCAGCCCTCAAAGGTTTCTGGTGAGAAGACAATAAGGATATCCCACCCCACCAAAGCGGCCTCAGCTGCATACCCACTTTGCCTGAAGTCCTAGCCAGGCAGGGACATTGTGACTCCCTCTGCCCAGTCCTATTCTCCCATTTCTGTCACAGGGGCCTACTGCACAGTTATTCCAAACTCCATCTTGGGTCAGCTTCCAGGACCCAAACTGTGACAAGATGGGGTGTTAGGGATTCACTGGTGGTGAGTTGGGGGGCAGGGGGATGGGCAGGTGGCTGTGCTGCCAAGAATAACTACaaatgggaagggaagagaaagcagTGGGTACTGGAAAGCCAGGTGTGACCACTGTTGCGAGCATCAAGGACCTCCGTTGCTTCATTCAGCTTCTCTGCCCTCCGCTCCACATCAGGACATGTCGCAGCAGAGGTCCACATCCATGACTTGCTTTAGTCATGACTCATGAGCCTGAGTCAAAGTCAGGGTCCTGGGGGTGGTACATAATTGGGGTGTCCCCCATGGTTTGATCCCCAGATTCCCTTCAACCTACATATCTTCAAGTTTGCTCACCTTTCCCTAGAAGAGTTGATACCCCTCCCAAAGATGGAAGATACCCACCCATGTCCACTTCAGTACCCCCAGAGTCCACCTCTCCTGGTGATTGTAGACTGACACATGGGCTGGACTTGCAGCCTGACCCACTGGGGCCTGACAGCCACTTTGGCACCTGACAGGATGTTCCAGGACAGTACAGTAAAGTAAGATTCTGCACACACACCAGCAGCTCCTCATTGCCTCCTGGCTTCTTGCCACAGTTTCCTCTGCAGCTTCTTCAGTTGACACCAGCCAGGTCACAGTTCTGAGTGCTACTTCCTGGGCAGCAGCATGGGGAAACTGAGCTCCCTGTCATAATATCACCTGTTCAGCCCTAGACTCTCCCTTCCCTTTGTGACGCTTGTTAGGATGCCtactggaaggaagggagggaagaaggaaggaagaaagaaaggaggaaggaaggaaagagagaggggtggaagaaggaaggagaaagagaggaagggagggaatgaggaaggaaggagaaacagagggaggaagggagggagggaggaagggagggagggaggaagggaggaaagcaaacctgtaatcccagcacttgagagccTGAGGTAGGAAAATTGGGTGTTGGAAACCAATGTGGTCTACATAGAGAAACTGGAAACagagcaaataaacaaacaaaccaaaaaaagatgaaacagtACAAAGAGTTGGTAAAATGCGTACTTATGGCTGGGGTATAACAGTGGTTGacctcttgcctagcatgccaaagactctgggttccatccccagcatgcacacacacacataaacacgcACCAACTTGTCTTGGAACAAATAACCAAGTGCTCTGCGGGCAGGAAGGAGTCTTTCTGGACCAGCAGAGGGCTCCATGGGTAGTGCCAGCCCCACACCCAGACAAGAAGAATGCTTCTTCCATCTCCGCGGGTCTCGGGAGCCAGgcggtgcctcagtttcctttttgtGAAATGGAGGAGAGAGAGTGAAGCCCAGAACCGCCCCCCAGGAAGTGGGACCTAAAACTGCTCTTGGGGTTTCTTGCTTTGACAGATCTTtgctacttctttttcttcttcctccttctcctcctcctcctccttcttttggttttttgagacagcgtcaggctatgtagcccaggctgacccccAACTCGCGCTCCccccacctctgcctctcaagagcTGGGATGGTGAATTACCGCGCCCGCCTagatttttgcttctttgttaaAGTTTATGTGAGATCAGCGGGACGTGTGGAGTGCAAGTCTGCGCCGCGCGTGCAAGTGTGTCCAAACGGCGGTGGTGAGAGGCTGGGTCAGCGTCCTGCTGGGTCACTCCGCCTGGCGCGGACACTCGTCTCAGGCCCCGCCCCGACACTCGGTCCCGCTCCGCCCCTccgcccaggccccgcccctcccctcaccccaggccccgcccctcaACTCAACTCAGGCCCCGCCCCAATACTCGGTTCAGGCCCCTCCCCTTCTCCTAGGCCTCGCCCCACACTCGGTCCCGGTCCCGCCCCGCCCCTCTGTCCAGGCCCCGCCCCTCCTCTCAACTCAGGCCCCGCCCCGATACTCGGTTCAGGCCCCTCCCCTTCTCCTAGACACTCGGTCCCGGTCCCGCCCCGCCCCTCCGCCCAGGCCCTGCCTCGCCCCTCTGTCCAGGCCCCGCCTCGCCCCTCCGCCCAGGTCCCGCCCCTCCCCTCAACTCAGGCCCCGCCCCGATACTCGGTTCAGGCCCCTCCCCTTCTCCTAGGCCTCGCCCCGACACTCGGTCCCGGTCCCGCCCCGCCCCTccgcccaggccccgcccctcccctcaaCCCAGGCCCCGCCCCGATACTCGGTTCGGGACCCTCCCCTTCTCCTAGGCCTCGCCCCGACACTCGACAGAGGCCCCGCCTCTCTGCCCAGGTCCCGCCCAACACTCGGATCTGACCCCGCCCCTGCCCATGCTCCGCTCGATACTCGGTCCAGGCCCCGGTCAGGCACTCCCCCCATGCCCCGCCCCGGACCGCCCCCGTCAGCCGGGTCACATCCAGTCTCTGTTCCCTGACCGGCTGCGTCTGGTTTTTCTCTTACCCGACCCGGAAGCGGCGCCGCCCGGCGCTTGCCCCGCGTGTGTCCACCAGGTGGCGCTAGAGGGACGCCCGGAGCCGGGCGTGGCCCCGCCTTTTGGGGTCGCTCGGACGGGTTAAGTGCTGGGTGAGGGCCGCTGTCCTAGGCCGGGGGTGAGGAGCGCACAGAACCCGCCGCCGTGCAAACTCTGTCGCCTCCCCTGGCCGCTCACCGTCCCCAGTTTTCACTGTCGGGCTCCACAATTGCAGGGAACGAAAATAGACAAAATTCCCTTTCACCTACCTGGAAGGCGGACAACAGCTCCAGTCCCGCAGGTGTAGACACCCACTCCGCGGCTGAGAGTCAGGACCCTGAACGTCCAGGCCCGGGGGTCCATGCAGAAGCCGGGGTCCCCGAGAAGCACCCCATCCCCAAAGAGCCCTCTACGCCCCGCCGCCCCCGAGCTCCTGTGGACCCAGGTAGGACGCTGACCCGCGCGGCTGCGTCCACAAAGCCACCCTGTGCTCGCTGCTCCGTCCAGCCCCAGCGCGGGCCCAGCTGGCCAGCCTGCAGGCCTGGTCAGTGCAAGCTCCTGCACCTCCACCAGCTGAGCAGTACTCATGTACTGGGGACTTGTCTTTGTCCTTTTCAATCTGCTTGAATGTGACAGCAGATGAGGGCTCATAGTGTCCAAAGGCGTTCAGAGTACAGACTGTTCCGCAGCTGGGTCTGTTGTGTCCAGGGGCCAGAGCAGGGCAGGGGCCTCTGCTCTGTCCTGCCCAGAGCAGGACACAGGCACAGAGGGAAAAACTGAGGCTGGAGGAGTGAAGAAGCCCCTGGCAGATGACCACTGGCACTGCTAGGCTATTCTGTGGAGCCCTAGCCTGGGGTCAACCCACAAGCTATGGTGGGCAGGTGGGGCAACAGGGGCCTGTGGCCATGGACCTGCCCTCAGCAGAACTCCAGGAGCTCTCAGTCAGGGTTAACTAGCAGACACATTCCTGCTACCACCCCCTACCCTTCAGGGGTGGGGGCTTCCTTCCCACAGTCTCTTGGAGGTTGGGAGTAGTGACTCTCATGGCACCCTAGGTGGCCAGCAGGAAGGGCAAAGAAGCAGGACAGAAGACCCTTAGAAATCTGATCTGGGTGCTGGGAACGTAgcccagtggtggagcacttgcctagcaagacaaaaaacaaaaacaaaaacagaagtctGATCTAGCAGGCTGGGCCAACCTCAGGGGATCATAGGGCAGGCCTGGACACGAGACCCAAAGGACATGCAGCAGGGTCTGCTTATCTCAGAGGGACGTCACAGCATGAGGCACCAGGGGCCCAGGATCCAGGCAGCAGCCTCATATGCCTGGCCACACCTGCTGGTTTCCAAAACACCTAGCATCTGAAGGCCCAGCCTCGGAGGGGCAGCCTGGGAGCCCAGGTAATATGATCTCCATAGAGCATGCCTTCTGCAGGGCTCCCAGCCCAACACCTCCCCACCTCAAGTCCCACACCCCTAGGCCTCCCAGTCCACGGCCTGGGTCAGGCCTGCTCCAGGCCCATGTTGGCTCCCAGGCCCCACCTACccctcattgcttctttcagGCATACCTTGCATCATCTCCCAGGTAGCAGGTGACTGAGCCTCAGGGATAGGATTCCAGATAAACAGCCCTCGGGCCCCAGAAGCACACCCAGAAGAGAGCTGAGCTGCCCCTTCAGGATCCAGCTCCCTCCAAGGACATGTGGGGCTGAGCCCCTGGGGTACAGCTCCTGGGTTCAGGCTTAGCTTGGCAACCTGTGGCCATGCAGAAGGTCAATTGCCATATCCTCCTGCCCCCGGAGCCTACACTACGGGGCTCAGCCCGAGTGTGAGGTACACACTGGACATGACTCGTAGCACAGCTCAGTagctggggagggaggcaggagaaggCAGGGACTCAGTGACCCCTCTTCTTGTCCCCTCTGTCCCAGTCCACAGCTCCTGAGTGCCCATCTGCACTTGGGGCCTTGCTGGAGGTCCTATTCAGGGGTCTAGGGCAATGTCACTCACTGGTGTGATGAACTGAGCTCATGCGTGGGGCAAGGGACAGCTGGCCAAAGGAGAAAGTAAGAAGAGGGTGGTCagctacctcagcctcccaccccaggcagggaggggacaggggaaagAGCCAGGTTCTTCCTGGCTGGGTGGGAGTAAGGGGCCCAGGGGATTGCGGTGTGGAGCCCTCCATGGAGCGACATCTATCATCCCACTTCCCATCTGGCCCATGCTTCCAGCAGCTCACCGGGGCCATGTTTATTCAGTGCTTGTTCCAGTTGGTCCTTCTCACTCAGTGAGGAGAGACCCTGCTCTATGAACAGCCATAACAAAATACAGTAAATAGGGGAGTGGGCACTGCAGTGGAGACAGGAGTGAGAAGCAGGGTCCAGGCAGTCTTCCATCTTCCTTCTGAAGCCCTTCAGGCAGGCATTGCAGGCCTCCAAGAGGCTGACTCCCCGCAACCTCCAGCCCTTCCTGCCTCCTGGCTGTGTTCACACCTGCCCTTACAGGCTCCCCCCCATTACAGGCCAAGCTCCTTGACTAGACTATGACTGGTCCCTGGTACCTGGCCACACTAACCCCTAGAGCTAGAAATCCCTTCCTTTCCCCAGGGTCACCTTTATTATGCTTGTGCCAGGTTCCAGGGCCAGCCCTGTGCCTAGACTCCCAGAGGCCCGGACATCCAGCCTGACTTTGTATGTTGTAGACTCCCTGAGACCAAGGGCTGTCATCTGGAGGACCCCAAACAGGATCTCCCTCTCACACTCACCCACAGAGTTTTCAGCCCCTCCTACAGCAGGCCAACCTAGCCTGGATGTAGGCTCCCTGACTTCTCCAAGCCTGGCCACACTCTGTCTATCCATCCAGTTCTCCTCCTAACCCCATCCCCACAAACTTTCTTCCTGGCCCCTTTTCAAGGATCATCAGCAGCCCCAGGATAGGGCTTGGCTATGCATGTACCCATTGTCTTTGGGAAGGACATCTGGCTTAAAGGAGAATTTGGTGAAACCCATCCTTTATTTAAAAGGACACTCTAGGAAAACAGACCTCTATGTCACAGTGACCCAAATTTAGTAAACCAATTAGACTTGATATCTCTGGTCAGTTGATAATGTCAAAACAGTGtaacagctgggtgccagtagctcacgcctgtaatcctagctactcaggagtcagagatcaggaggatcaggaaaaTGGTTggagagatcttatctcaaaaaaacccttcacaaaaaaaagagctaatggagtagctcaagaggtaagagcgtctgcctagcaagtatgaggtcctgaattcaaaccccagtgctgcaaaaaaaaaaaaaataatggcataACAGCAAGAATGACCGGATGTCTAAACCGAAGAGGGACACTCATCCTAAGGCAAATTTAAGCCAAACTCCTAGCTGACTTTACTATCAATACTCCTGATGTGGTGCACTCTGCACCTCTTATCAGATATGCTCGCACCCATGTCTGGGTTTGTACTATCCTTTCCTTTGcaaataaactttcttggtctcctGATATTCCCTTTTTCAGGAGCTGAGCTGGGTGGACATGGGGATAGCAGGTGGTGACACTGAAACCCTATGCAAAGGGTCTCCAAGAGTGGGAGGATGAGTCCCAGAACCCTTCTCAAGCAAGGCCAATGTGGGACATTTTTCTGTTAGAGGACTGTCCACCAGGATCTGCAGCCTGAGAAGAACTCAGGGCCCCAAGGGCAGTGAGGACAATGTCCAGAGCCATGCCTGCTGGGAGTTCAGTGGCCAGGGACAGCACATCACTATCCTGTGATTTGTCCAGACTGGCAGTTTGAGACCCCAGGttcaaactcctgggattctacACGTCAGTTGTGGCCACGCGCCCCTATAAGTCTAGCGAAGAGCAGAGAACGGAGGTTTATTATGGGGCACGGGCAGCTGTGGGAAGAGAGCACTTccgctcatcttcagccatcttttgGTACAGAcgtgagctttaggtttaaattaGAGGAAAATTAGGGCAAGGGGAGAAAGATGTGCATACTTCTTAAACAGTCCTGGCCAGTGTGGCCTGATCACTCTCTCACGTCCAGTTCCCTGAAGGTTGCAGAGAAGTTGCTATCATTGTCATCACTTGAAGGAAGCAATCTGGTtccctgctccagggtgcagccccatcattataggtaattgtcctcatttgtcGAGTGGTCTGTCCTGCCAGGCTCTGCAGTTCCTTAGGAGTAGTTTTGATCCCTTGTCATAAACATGTTATCAACCAGTCCTgtttttcctggaatccaaggtgattgcaaagtgactgaaggacttagagcaaagacagatacaaaatggaggcagggatgccaagcttctcctgcttTTAGCCAATTTGTGGCCCCAAGTAAGAAATTAGTGCTTTTCAGAAAAAACAGTTTGAGTACTTATTACGGGGGGGGGCCTCAACCATTCCTCTGGCACCAGGGAAGGCTGCTTAATGGCCTCCTGCCTCTTTCTTGTCATCTTGTCACATGACCTCAAGCTAGTTTCCTGGGGGTAGAAGGAGAGTTCAGGGACATACAGGTTGAGATGCTGGGCCCATCTGTGGGCTATCCTTTACCTGGTAGACCCCAAGAGAACTCTGGGCAGGGGCCTCCAGAAGGCTTTACCCTGAGTAGCCTAGCCTCACCTGGCTCTTTAGCTGGGCCCCCGGACCCCATGGAAATGTTGGTGGCTGGACCTTGTCTACTGGCACCACAGATGTGAGTTGTTTACCTGGCAGGTGTTGGAGAAGCCAGGTCCCAGGGCACCATCTGCTAGGAGGTGACTCCTCAGGACAGCAGGTGCTCTCCTCCCCCAGCCTGGTGGGCACTGTCAGAAGAAGGGAGACAACTGGAGGCCAGCGCAGGCCCAGCAGCACTGAGACCTCCATTCTCCTGGACAAGTTCTTAGGACCCTTGAGACCAGAGCAGGAGCCTGGGAAGGGGCTATGTGTGGCTGCCCCACTCTCAGGTGCTGGGCTGGGTTGGGGAGGGGAGCCTCTGTCACCCTGTACTGGCGTATGGCCCAGATGGGTGTGTGTCCCCTTTCACTGCCCCCAGGACATCCTCTTGGAGCATGTCCAGACCTGTAGGTGACaccaggagggggaggaagagctTGGGGTCTCAGGTCCCAGGACTCAGAACCCCAAGGCATGGCTAGGCTGCTGCCTCTGGGCCAACCCTGCTTACTACCCCCAGACACCTGCCCTCCATGGTCTCTCTCTCTGGGCACTGAGGTCTGTGTCCCTAAATTTCTATGTGCTCAAGTCCCTGGTGCCTACTGCAGCATGTCCTGCTCCCTCACTTTGTGAAAGTGTCATGGTCTGGTGTGCTCCTCTTGCACATTGGTACTAAAGGCTTTCTGCAACTCCCTTGGTCTCCACCTCATTGTTTCTCATAGAGGATGTGTCCAGGGCATGGCCCACACTGCACTCTTAGACCTCAGGCCTAGGTGACCTGCAGAAggcatgtggaagcccaggagaacAATTGCAGCTTCTCTGCCCAGGCTGCTGCCCAGGCCGGGCAGGAAACGGTCTGGGGACCAccaggagggagggagcaagCGCTGACTACCTCTCAGAGTCCCCAGGGCCTTGGGCCCCAATGTCCCTTCCCCAGGAGATCCCCTGGAGGATGCCGGGAATAGGATAGGGGCAGAAGTTGGGAAGCCCAAGCCTGCTCATCCCACACTGCTCTGCCCCCAGCATCCTTCATCAGGTGGGGTAGGCCAGAGGCAGGGGCCACAGGCCTCAGGAAGAAGGAGTGAGCCCTGGGCTTGTGTTTCTTTTAGCTGTCCCTTCTGACACTAGCTGAACACTCTGAGAAGCCAGTGTCCCAGAgctgcctggctgaccttgcCTGGGTAGGCACCCTCAACCATGGTCAGTCAGCTCAGGGCTCTAATAAGTGGTAGCCAGAGCAGCAAGTGCTGACCAATCTGACCCATGGCCTTAACCTGACCACCAACAAAGTCTTCCTTTAGAAGCAACTTGGTTCTTGCCCAAATCTTGGTTCTGGCCCAGAGGCAGGTGAGACACCTGGGATGGAGGTTTCTTCCCCTGACCAGTAGCATCTACCTCCTACTGGTGATAGCCCAGGTCTTTGTGAGGGGTGCTTCCTGTTACTCCAATAGAATTACTAATGGCAGCCCTCTCCCCTATTCCCTACCACCAGGAATCTTTCAGAGTCTTCCTGAAGCCAACATGCATACATTCCAAAGTCTTGAGAACTCTAGGGCTGAGCTGGGGTGACAGGAGGTGGGAATCAGAGTATCCATTTCCCATCAGGCAGAGGGAGAGGAGATACTACATAGGGAAGCAGAGCCATGGGTGGCAATAAGGAGCCCCCACAGCTTCACTGAATGCCTGTATCCAGCCACACAAGAAGACCAAATGTGTACCCATGAACTCCTACTCACTGAGCCAgtcaattgcttttatttttttatttatttattgtgggactagg
The sequence above is a segment of the Castor canadensis chromosome 7, mCasCan1.hap1v2, whole genome shotgun sequence genome. Coding sequences within it:
- the LOC109691449 gene encoding uncharacterized protein isoform X2 → MSPHLLSHSSRLKRTKTSPQYMSTAQLVEVQELALTRPAGWPAGPALGLDGAASTGWLCGRSRAGQRPTWVHRSSGAAGRRGLFGDGVLLGDPGFCMDPRAWTFRVLTLSRGVGVYTCGTGAVVRLPEFVAMMTGESFKLVQ
- the LOC109691449 gene encoding uncharacterized protein isoform X1; protein product: MSPHLLSHSSRLKRTKTSPQYMSTAQLVEVQELALTRPAGWPAGPALGLDGAASTGWLCGRSRAGQRPTWVHRSSGAAGRRGLFGDGVLLGDPGFCMDPRAWTFRVLTLSRGVGVYTCGTGAVVRLPGPGRTERACRPHQSWLDEGEEGQKSLWP